The sequence TTGAAGTGTGCGGAAGAGCTCAGAGAGTAAGTTTAAAGAATGAAGATTGACTGAGATGCCAAGTAAAGTTTTTATTGCAAGCACAGTGAGCAGAGAGAGATGTCTTCCCACACAAAGTGGCCACAAGGTCTGCCATTAACTCAATCTCTTTGACAAGCCTTCATTGGTTTAAAGCATATGAATTAGCTTCTTGCTATCAGGTGTACATCATTTCTGCCATGTGGGACATTTTCTTGGGAATATACAAGTAATACTCCATGTAGCCTGATAGGTCCTCTATGGTCACATCATCCACAAAGACTCGAGCTTGCTCAGAACAGGATCGGGGAGAGCCAGACAGAGTTCTGGCATGCAGCGACTGAGAGTAGTCCTCAAGTGTGGATCTTCGTTCTGGAGCCAAAGGAGGGACACTCTGCAGGCCTGAAAAGGAATACACTTCCATATCATGCCATCTCTTACACTGGCATTCCTTGCCTATGCATGTGCATGGCTTGCCCTGGTTTAGCTTGGAAACAGATTGAAAGTCAGAGAGATCACTGGCTTTGAGACTTGCTTGGGAGACTTGGGTAGCGTCAGAGGAGTCTTCCTTCTTACTCTCTGATGGGAGCCTTGGAACAGAAGTTCTCAAAGGCTCAACGACTGCCCCTGTGTGATTAGCATCGAGAGAAGTAGAGCTTTCTCCTGCACTGAACTCTTTCGGGGTTGAAATTCCCAGCCTACTGCTGCCATCAGGTGAGTCAGTCTGGCTTTTGTGCTTCAGTTGActgttggaagaagatgctaTTGTACTGCAATGTATAAACTTTGGAGGATGAAGGACAGGAGACTTAGAACGTCGACGACGCTGAGTTCTCACTGCTCCTCGTGAAGACTTCCTTGTAGACCTAAGAGGAAAAATATACACAAGAAGATGCTGGGATACAGAGCTGTCCTAAACAGATTCTTTATGATAATAGGAAATTTACCTCCCGTCAGATTTACGAGTCTAAGCTCATAAATTTCCCGCAAAAGATGCACCTGCCTCCAATTCCATGCTGCCTAAGTCTTTGTGTCTCAAAAACTTCAAAATCATCTTATTAGCAAGCTATACAACCAGGTGAGATAATGGTATTTTTAAACTGAATCACTTGGGCCAAACATTTGGGATAGAACACCTTGGGAGCCTTTGACCAGTGAGTCTGAGGGAAGCACCTCAGACAGACAACTGAAACCAATCCCGTAAAGTCTAAATATTGTGCCCTAAACCTGAATATAGCAGCGTCAGAACCACTGTGAGGCTAACGTTACAAATGACCATTATGCCATTACTATTAAATAGATTTTTGATTCGTTTCTATCATTGGTAACAGCCAATcaatcaaaaccaaaaaactaacaATATTTACAATCCCTGAGGTTTTCAGATACTGGGAATTACTGGACACACTATGTAAGGTaactatttataaaacatttaaataaagaaGTGAGTGAAAAGAAAAGATACTCAAAACTGCTAAGTGAATTAGAGACAAGAACCAAACAggacactaaaaaaaaatgttttatttggaatTAAAATGAATGAGCTAAACAGAACACAGTAGTCCCATcttatccatggtttcacttctacagtttcagttacctgcagtcaaccatggtctgaaaatattaaataaaaaattccagaaataaacaattcataagttttacaTTGCGCCCCACTGTGAGTGGCATGACGAAATCTTGCACCATCCTGCTCCATCCCAcctgggatgtgaatcatcccttcgTCCAGGGTATCCACACTGTATATGCTACCTACCCATTAGTCATTTAGTAGCTATCTTGGTTAGTAGATCCACTATCATGGTactgcagtgcttgtgttcaagtaactcttattttacttaacaatgGCCCcaagtgcaagagtagtgatgctagCAGTTTGGGTATACCAAGGAAAGCCACGAAGTGCTTCTGCTGTGGTTAGAATGTGTCACCCACAAGTTCATGTGTTGTAAACTTGGTCCTGAACGCATCAGTGCTGAGACCTTTGGGGGTGATTGGGTCACAAGGGCTCTGCCTTCAAGAATGGATTAATCCATCCACAGATTAATGAATTAAAAGGTTAGTGAGGGAGAGGGACAGTTATCACAAGAACGGCTCTGTTATAAAAGCCAGTTTGGCTACTCCTCACGAGCCCCCTTGCCACGTGATATCCTTCcccatgttatgatgcagcaatGATACactcaccagatgctggtgccatgctcttacacttcccagcttccagaaatataagaaataagtctctttaaaaattacccagtctcaggtattcagttacagcaatagaaaatgaactaaaacagctttctttaagagaaaaggtgaaagttcttgacttaataaggaaaggaaaaaaacaaaacacatactgAGGTTGCTAAGATGTACGGTAAAAACGAATCTCCTGTCTGAAACATGgtgaggaaggaaaaacaaatttgtgaTAGACTTACTGTTGCACTTCAAATGCAAAAGTTACAGCCACAGTGCATGTAAGTCCTTAGTTAAGATAGAAAAGGCATTAAATGTGTGGGTGGAAGACATGAACAAAAACGTGTTCTAACTGATGGCAAATGGGTTTGATATTGTCTGCAGTTTCAGGTGTCCACTGGGGTTCCCGGAACATATGCCCTATGGATAACAGGAGACTTGTACACACAGCTAAAGAAAGAATTACCTGACtggaaaataaatctgaattaTTTGTAACAGGGTCCAGCAAATTACAGCCTGTGGGTCAAATCTGGCTccctgcctgtttttgtacagctTGTGGACATTGCTCCAGTGGGCTAGCACTGTGAGCCACAGACCAGGCTAGAGGATCCTCCCCTGTCCCTATTCTCCCTGACCACCTTCCTGGCCAGTGGACACGTTGCACCACTGTCCAGCGCCCACACTGGCTAACATCTACATGTTGAGTCTCTACTGTTGGCAACTGCTGATCGTTGAGAGGCAGAATCTCAGTTCAAGACTCCAACCAGTGCTGGGATCTCTGGAGGAGAAAAGAGCATGCTGGGATCTGAGCCTCACTGGAACAGAGAGTAGAAATGACCCTGGCACTACCTGCTACCCACCCATTCCACAAGGTTCTCCTTTCAGGCTAGTCACTCTATCCTGCGACTGTCTCAGCAACTGAAGACAAAATGTGTCCAACAGCCAGGATGGCCAACCCCAGGCAAACAGGGTAGAGTAGGAGTTTTCTCTCTTATTTAAGCACTTATTAATATCCTTGGAATTTTGCTTCTTGGCCTCCAATGCCTAAAAAATTTACCATATGGTGCTTTACAAAAAAAAGTTGCTAACCCCTGACCTAAAAGGCAGTACAGAGACAAGGATttggaaaaatgtaaaagttaagaGGGATGACAGAGTAAGTCTGAATTTCTGAAGAAATGAATACAGAGAACAGAGGACAAGTGATTTTTATAGACATAATGACTGAGAAATTTTCTGATTTGATAAGAGAATCTATGAACACAGGAAATACACCAGAGCAGgataaaaagaaatccacataGAAATACTCTGTAGCAAAACTATAGAATAGCAAAGACAACAGGaagatcttaaaagcagccagagactAGAAAGATTATTTCCAAATCAATAACAATTGGATTGAAGATATGCTTTTCAGTATCAATGTAATGAAACCAGAAGACAATCAACTATACCTCATTTAAGTGCTAAGAGAAAATAACTGTCAATCTAGAAATATAATGTCAAGTATATCAACTCTATCTTTCAAAAACAAggatgaaataaagacattttcagataaatgaaaGCAAAGTACAGTCGGTCTTCTGTATCCATGGATTCTACACCTGTGGATTCAACTAGCAGCAGACTGAAAACATCCGTTCCACCAAGTTCGAAAAAGCAAACATTGAATTTGCTGTGCTCTGAGCACTATGCTGAGTCTGTGTGAGTGAAGTGCTGTGTAAGCACTGTGGTAGGTATTATAAGTACTCTAGAGATGGtttaaagtatacagaaaaaTGAGCACAGGTTGTaagcaaatactataccattctGTCTAAGAGACATaagcatcctcagattttggtattGAGAGAGGTGTGTGAGTGGGGAGGACCTGGAATCGATCTCCCACGGATATAGATGATTGTTATTTACCAATAGGACATGACGTTAACATCAGGGGccctttcaaatgtatttatatgGAATTATACAATGCAGAGGTCCTATTTACTAGCAATAACCCTTCACTGAAAAAACTACTTTAGGAAAAAAGTAAGTGATTGTATATAGGAGGTCTGAGGTGAAAGTATGGTGAGAAAAGAAGTTATAAACAAgtagaaaaatctaaataaacaCTGTCtgcttaaataataataataaaacctagtTTGTGagattaaaaataagtaacacAACTAAAATACTGGGCAACTACATCATGGAAGTCAGGAGATCAGAGGAAAGGGGTTCTGAGGAGAAGAGCTAAAATACCATTAATTTGTGTCTTTGTTAAAAGCACGCATGGCAAAATCAAGGCTAACAACTACTGAAAGAATAGAAACAAAGTATGCCATTTCCAAACCACCagaggaaaagaacaaacaaaatcctTGCAAACAATTGTTTTGAAACAATTGGAAAGGAAACCAGGAGAAGtaaggtggggaaaaaaaaggaaagaaaaacaaaaaagcaggacaaataaagtaaaatggcaGAATCACTTCTGAAGATATCAATAATCAAATAAACGTAAATACACTAAAcccagcagttaaaaaaaaactgatcacattgaataaaacagaaaaaaaaaaacctagtcaTACGATATTTATATGAAACACAGCTAAAATACAAGAACACAGAATGCTTGAAAGAATAGAAGGCTaggtgtggctcacacctataatcccagcactttggggggccgaggtgggcagatcacctgaggtcacgagtttgagactagcctggccaatgtgatgaaactgtctctactaaaaatacaaaaactaactgggcatggtggcgggcacctgtaaccccagctacctgggaggccaaggcaggagaactgctcaaaccagggaggcgaagggtgcagtgagctgagattgtgacactgcactccagtctgtgtgacagagcaagaacaagactctgtctcaagaaaaagaaaagaaaagaaaaagacacacaagGGAAACATTCACTAGAAGAAAACTTTAAGACAAAAGCCATTATGAGGGATTAAGAATGTCACTACATAATAAAAGTTTCAATTCACCAGGAGGAAAACATTCAAAACCTATGCTATATAAATCCAACAAAATAACCTcaagatacataaagcaaaaacaaagaatttaaagggaaaatagacaaattcacTTCCATGGGGTAGATTTCAACATACATCTTTATTATTTGTAAGTCAAGTTaactaaaaaattgaaaaaaaggttcaaataacacatttaaaagcCTGATTTAATGGACATAGAATCCAAGAATAATGAGAGAAGTCCCAATATTCTCAAATACACAtagaatatttgtaaatattgaaTACGGACCAGGCCAAAAAGAAAGTCTCAGCAAATTCAGCAAAAGAAGGAATAGGTCCTTCTCTAATCATTGGGTCTTAGGTTCTATATCATAACCTACTCTTTTCTGGACACTCAGGAAGGAAAatccaataatattttataatattggaATGAAAATCATTTCAATAAGAAGCTCTTACCCGTGCCAACTGTCTTTAGATGCACATGTGGTTTTAGGTTTGGTATCATCTGTTGCTGTTCTGACTGGTGCTCTGACACCTGTGCCTTCTCCAACAGACAGAGATGCTATGGACCTGAAGACAAGAACAAAGTTTATGGCTACACAACACTATAAAATGAGGAGAACATATTGTTCTCACTAACtcaaatacaatttttatcatacatttttttttccagtttgggtTTCTCAAAAATTGCTCAGCTTTTAGTGTACATTTTCCTTCAAAACCAAATTTAGAGGATCCCTAAAAGCCCATGGCTGCAAAATCATAAGCCGAAGAATGATTGGTAAGTGTACCCAGCAGCAGGATATAAATAGACTTTCAGGCTGTTTCCCTGGGGCAGATCAGGCCTTATGGTCAGAGAATGCTAATGACACTGACCATTTATCTTACGCAGGCAAACCAGAGTCATGGAACTAAGTTTAGAAGCAAAAACTTTAGGAGACTCCATCTAACTTAACActgaatacattttcaaatattatgcaact comes from Macaca mulatta isolate MMU2019108-1 chromosome 10, T2T-MMU8v2.0, whole genome shotgun sequence and encodes:
- the OSER1 gene encoding oxidative stress-responsive serine-rich protein 1, with protein sequence MKSEAKDGEEESLQTAFKKLRVDASGSIASLSVGEGTGVRAPVRTATDDTKPKTTCASKDSWHGSTRKSSRGAVRTQRRRRSKSPVLHPPKFIHCSTIASSSNSQLKHKSQTDSPDGSSRLGISTPKEFSAGESSTSLDANHTGAVVEPLRTSVPRLPSESKKEDSSDATQVSQASLKASDLSDFQSVSKLNQGKPCTCIGKECQCKRWHDMEVYSFSGLQSVPPLAPERRSTLEDYSQSLHARTLSGSPRSCSEQARVFVDDVTIEDLSGYMEYYLYIPKKMSHMAEMMYT